In Vreelandella piezotolerans, one genomic interval encodes:
- the lnt gene encoding apolipoprotein N-acyltransferase — MDVVDKDKEYTFFAGRRSPIVDCVVALAAGVLTTLSAAPFSLWWLGPVSVALVYWRIASLTPAMATLRGWCYGVGLFGSGTSWVFVAIHDFGGTGALVAMFLTTLFVSVLALFFAVPFGLYRRITGPRFAFLSFAGMWVVSEWLRTWLLTGFPWLLLGTSQIDSPLAPWAPVGGVYLLSLMTALTGTLGVEVLRRRWIFLVPMAALWIVPFLLPAQWTTPAGKPIQVALLQGNLDQRIKWTAQGQREAISIYTTMTRVQARDIDLIVWPEAALPMLEQEAQQILEQVASDLGPDTALLTGILQRDSEGRSYNSVIGLNDVQGEYQKAHLVPFGEYLPFQSLLADTLAFFDLPTPRLTPGSDVQAPLHVAGTTIGNAICYEIIFADHVAQQARNAELLLTVSNDTWFGRSIGPHQHLQMARLRALENGRHLLRATSNGVTAIIDSQGHVTARAPQFEQASLTGEVTPMQGLTPFTRTGSGPAWILAALLTLLGLKLNLSRSKNDALDEKGT, encoded by the coding sequence TGCTGGGCGACGCTCACCAATAGTCGATTGCGTTGTAGCGCTCGCCGCTGGGGTACTGACTACCTTGAGTGCCGCCCCTTTTTCCCTATGGTGGCTTGGCCCAGTGAGCGTGGCACTGGTCTATTGGAGAATAGCGTCGCTAACGCCCGCCATGGCCACCCTGCGAGGGTGGTGTTATGGGGTAGGCCTGTTCGGTTCAGGCACGTCGTGGGTCTTCGTTGCTATTCACGATTTCGGTGGCACCGGGGCCTTGGTGGCGATGTTCCTCACCACGCTATTTGTTAGCGTCCTGGCGCTCTTCTTTGCAGTCCCCTTTGGGCTCTATCGACGCATCACGGGGCCACGGTTCGCCTTTCTTAGCTTTGCCGGTATGTGGGTGGTGAGCGAATGGCTACGCACCTGGTTGCTCACCGGCTTTCCCTGGTTATTGCTGGGCACCTCTCAGATAGATTCTCCACTAGCCCCATGGGCGCCCGTTGGTGGTGTGTACTTGCTGTCACTCATGACCGCGCTGACAGGTACGTTAGGGGTAGAGGTACTGCGTCGCCGCTGGATTTTCCTCGTCCCAATGGCCGCCCTGTGGATCGTTCCATTCCTATTGCCCGCCCAATGGACAACCCCGGCTGGCAAGCCCATCCAGGTGGCATTGTTGCAAGGGAATCTTGATCAGCGCATTAAGTGGACTGCCCAAGGGCAGCGCGAAGCGATCAGTATCTACACGACGATGACACGGGTGCAAGCAAGGGATATCGACCTCATCGTTTGGCCTGAGGCAGCCCTTCCCATGCTTGAGCAGGAAGCACAGCAAATACTGGAACAAGTAGCGTCCGACCTGGGGCCTGACACCGCCTTGTTGACCGGCATTTTGCAACGCGACAGTGAAGGGCGCTCTTATAACAGCGTCATAGGGCTAAATGATGTGCAAGGCGAATACCAAAAAGCGCACTTAGTGCCCTTTGGCGAGTATTTGCCATTCCAAAGCCTCCTCGCTGACACCCTTGCTTTTTTCGACTTGCCAACACCCCGGCTGACCCCTGGTTCAGACGTACAGGCTCCGTTACACGTGGCTGGAACCACCATTGGCAATGCTATCTGTTACGAGATCATTTTCGCCGACCATGTCGCCCAACAGGCGCGTAATGCCGAGCTGCTATTAACGGTTTCCAACGACACGTGGTTTGGGCGTTCCATTGGCCCACACCAACATCTTCAAATGGCGCGTCTACGTGCCCTTGAAAATGGTCGTCACCTACTTCGAGCTACCAGTAATGGCGTGACGGCCATCATCGATTCACAAGGTCACGTCACAGCCCGTGCCCCACAGTTTGAACAGGCCAGTTTAACTGGCGAGGTGACCCCGATGCAGGGCCTAACTCCTTTCACACGCACCGGTAGTGGCCCCGCTTGGATACTCGCTGCCTTACTGACGCTGCTCGGGTTAAAACTGAACTTATCTCGATCAAAAAACGACGCATTAGATGAAAAAGGAACCTAG
- a CDS encoding c-type cytochrome, producing MAEDRPFSSDTPQLEDGKRVYRQYCASCHGTQGEGMPNWEEQNALGELPAPPHGPEGHTWKHSDAMLYRIIAEGWRDPWNKTDRLTMPAYQEVLAPSEIRDVVNYLKTLWTQEQRRHQADESIENPFPIQTGIPPE from the coding sequence ATGGCTGAGGACCGTCCTTTTTCAAGCGATACTCCTCAGCTGGAAGACGGAAAAAGAGTTTACCGACAATACTGTGCTAGTTGCCACGGTACACAAGGTGAAGGCATGCCCAACTGGGAAGAGCAAAATGCTCTAGGCGAGTTACCTGCTCCACCACATGGGCCAGAGGGCCATACCTGGAAACACTCTGATGCCATGCTCTACCGAATTATTGCCGAGGGTTGGCGCGACCCCTGGAATAAAACCGATAGGCTAACGATGCCAGCGTATCAGGAAGTTTTGGCTCCCAGCGAGATACGAGATGTGGTGAATTATCTCAAGACATTATGGACACAAGAGCAAAGGCGTCACCAAGCAGACGAAAGTATTGAGAACCCCTTTCCAATACAAACTGGAATACCCCCAGAGTAA
- a CDS encoding WD40/YVTN/BNR-like repeat-containing protein: MHMIVSRFLRVFLLTGLAAVSFGSAITALATEEGLLALQYDVTGKRLFKIEANQLFQRADEGMTWNAIPLPEDVNEGQLRAVSVPSTDPQALYIAGPSIGVQRSTDNGETWQELSANLPSREVTALAVHRRQNETLYAVIEEDGIYQSEDAGTTWKKMDSGPSQKINRLVHSDMEGSMQTGWLYGVSDDAVRLSMDCFCGWRPTGALDAGSVYDVAYSLGNPKRVYVVTQQGLWRSETGGQEWQQVAGDGTELVALTLSAKDTLYGLNQKGELLHSEDEGQSWTYPDA, from the coding sequence ATGCACATGATCGTGAGTCGTTTTTTACGTGTCTTCTTACTGACAGGCTTGGCCGCAGTCAGCTTTGGCAGCGCCATTACGGCCTTGGCAACTGAAGAAGGGTTGCTTGCACTGCAATATGACGTAACAGGCAAACGACTGTTTAAAATTGAGGCTAACCAACTATTCCAGCGTGCCGATGAAGGCATGACCTGGAATGCGATTCCCTTGCCCGAAGACGTGAATGAAGGCCAGTTGCGCGCGGTATCGGTCCCCTCCACTGATCCGCAAGCGCTCTATATCGCAGGCCCCTCAATCGGGGTGCAGCGTAGCACCGACAATGGAGAAACCTGGCAAGAGCTTAGCGCTAACCTACCTAGCCGAGAGGTTACTGCGCTAGCTGTACATCGCCGTCAGAACGAAACACTTTATGCGGTAATTGAAGAAGACGGCATCTACCAAAGCGAGGATGCTGGCACCACCTGGAAAAAAATGGACAGTGGTCCTTCACAAAAGATTAACCGACTCGTCCACTCTGACATGGAAGGCAGCATGCAGACCGGCTGGCTCTACGGGGTATCGGACGATGCGGTGCGTCTATCGATGGACTGCTTTTGCGGTTGGAGACCGACCGGAGCACTTGATGCTGGCAGCGTCTATGATGTGGCTTATAGCCTTGGCAACCCAAAGCGAGTCTATGTGGTTACACAGCAAGGACTATGGCGTAGTGAAACGGGTGGTCAAGAGTGGCAACAAGTAGCTGGTGACGGCACAGAGCTCGTTGCACTCACACTCTCCGCCAAAGACACTCTCTATGGTTTAAACCAGAAAGGGGAACTTCTACACAGTGAAGACGAAGGCCAATCCTGGACTTATCCCGATGCGTAA
- a CDS encoding cytochrome c biogenesis CcdA family protein: MLEVANIGLVTAFLAGLISFISPCVLPLVPGYLSFMTGRSLGQLQKADRRERLRVLTQSIWFVLGFSTVFLLLGASSTAIGRLLLVYRQEANLVGGLIVILFGAFMTGLMPWRWFHQEWRFMGRLKDVGGSRSAAYLLGLAFAFGWTPCIGPILGAILTVSASTANAWSGMALLGVYSLGLGVPFMLSALSLDRFIKHQKFLRRWGHFIHIAAGLIMILMGSLMITGKLSELSYWLLRTFPALGVIG; encoded by the coding sequence ATGCTTGAAGTAGCCAATATAGGACTGGTCACTGCCTTTCTGGCAGGCCTGATCTCGTTCATTTCACCCTGTGTTTTGCCACTTGTGCCTGGCTATCTTTCTTTCATGACCGGCCGCTCGCTCGGACAATTACAGAAGGCGGATAGACGAGAGCGACTCCGGGTGTTAACCCAGTCGATATGGTTCGTGCTCGGTTTTTCAACCGTTTTTTTGTTGCTGGGAGCCAGCTCCACCGCCATTGGTCGTCTGCTATTGGTGTATCGCCAAGAAGCAAACCTAGTCGGTGGCCTTATCGTTATACTGTTTGGTGCCTTCATGACCGGGCTCATGCCATGGCGCTGGTTTCATCAAGAATGGCGGTTTATGGGTCGACTGAAGGACGTCGGCGGAAGCCGCAGTGCGGCTTATCTGCTTGGTTTAGCGTTTGCATTTGGCTGGACCCCCTGCATTGGCCCGATTCTAGGTGCCATTCTTACCGTCAGCGCTTCCACGGCCAACGCCTGGAGCGGCATGGCGTTGCTCGGCGTTTATTCTTTGGGTCTGGGTGTGCCCTTCATGCTGAGTGCCCTTTCACTTGATCGCTTCATAAAGCACCAGAAATTCCTGCGTCGCTGGGGGCATTTCATACATATAGCGGCTGGGTTGATCATGATCCTGATGGGTAGCTTAATGATCACAGGCAAACTATCCGAGCTGTCATATTGGTTATTGCGTACTTTCCCTGCCCTAGGTGTTATCGGCTAA
- a CDS encoding TlpA family protein disulfide reductase translates to MKLPILAGHLVAVFLMTATSLAMAAPSESSGPQGFLLWATPNDVAQISFEDSGGTPLTLADFEGKLILLNIWATWCGPCREEMPTLDALQAELGSDDFEVVALSIDRKGVEIVNEFYQEIGIEHLAPYIDKTGMASADLGAVGIPTTLLLDRQGKEIGRLVGEAEWNTQDMIDFLAEMIATR, encoded by the coding sequence ATGAAACTACCCATCCTGGCAGGACATCTCGTAGCCGTATTTCTGATGACGGCCACCTCCCTTGCCATGGCCGCCCCGTCAGAAAGCTCAGGGCCACAAGGGTTTCTTCTCTGGGCCACCCCCAACGACGTGGCACAAATCAGTTTCGAGGATAGTGGCGGTACCCCTTTAACACTGGCTGACTTTGAAGGGAAACTGATTCTACTCAACATCTGGGCAACATGGTGTGGGCCTTGCCGAGAGGAAATGCCCACTTTAGATGCCCTGCAAGCTGAGCTTGGCAGCGATGACTTTGAAGTGGTCGCCTTATCGATCGACCGTAAGGGGGTCGAGATTGTTAATGAATTTTATCAAGAGATAGGCATTGAACATCTGGCTCCCTATATAGATAAAACCGGGATGGCCAGTGCAGATCTTGGGGCCGTAGGTATTCCCACGACGCTGCTACTTGACCGCCAAGGCAAAGAAATTGGGCGCCTCGTGGGGGAAGCCGAGTGGAACACTCAAGACATGATCGACTTTCTTGCCGAAATGATTGCAACCAGATAA
- a CDS encoding DUF411 domain-containing protein, producing the protein MKHWKALAVTSLLAFPVSGLAADISATLYKNPNCGCCAEYAKYLEQNGFDVETVDTHDLVEMKAEYNVPEELHGCHTTVVEDYLFEGHVPVESVTQVLDAKPSIIGLSVPGMPLGSPGMSGEKRGPLEVYVIASQPTDSPDIYATH; encoded by the coding sequence ATGAAACATTGGAAAGCGCTAGCCGTTACGTCTTTACTGGCTTTTCCCGTATCGGGATTGGCGGCTGATATATCAGCGACCCTCTACAAAAATCCCAATTGCGGGTGTTGTGCCGAATATGCCAAGTATTTGGAACAAAACGGCTTCGACGTGGAGACGGTCGACACCCATGACCTCGTTGAAATGAAAGCCGAGTATAACGTCCCTGAAGAACTGCATGGCTGCCATACCACGGTCGTAGAAGACTATCTCTTCGAAGGGCATGTGCCTGTTGAGAGCGTGACCCAAGTGCTTGATGCAAAGCCCTCTATCATAGGGCTGAGTGTGCCGGGAATGCCGCTTGGTTCACCGGGCATGTCGGGAGAAAAACGCGGCCCGCTGGAGGTCTATGTCATAGCCTCGCAACCGACCGATAGCCCCGACATTTACGCGACTCACTAA
- a CDS encoding MerR family transcriptional regulator — protein MRVSELAQTGGVTAETVRHYTREGLLQPHRDPRNGYQLYDIESLGRLRFIDCLRSLGVSLPEIKQILSWADQGTVEFNEPVPLATQRRRLHLRTQELQVIARWLDNMNQDKMTESFRLKELIESLGTGKLVFEANDSGSNH, from the coding sequence ATGCGAGTCTCCGAGCTGGCTCAGACGGGAGGGGTAACGGCAGAAACGGTACGTCACTATACAAGGGAAGGGTTGTTGCAACCGCACCGCGACCCGCGCAACGGTTATCAACTCTACGATATAGAGTCCTTGGGGCGCCTACGTTTTATCGACTGCCTGCGTTCGCTGGGCGTTAGTCTTCCAGAGATCAAACAAATATTATCTTGGGCGGATCAAGGCACCGTAGAGTTTAATGAACCAGTACCACTCGCCACTCAAAGGCGACGTCTTCACTTGCGGACCCAAGAACTCCAGGTGATAGCGCGATGGTTAGATAACATGAACCAAGACAAGATGACTGAAAGCTTCAGGCTGAAGGAACTAATCGAATCGCTTGGGACAGGTAAATTAGTTTTCGAGGCTAATGATTCGGGAAGTAATCATTAG
- a CDS encoding protein-disulfide reductase DsbD domain-containing protein: protein MKQVFAFLMVALFIVTPVAAREEIFGVGDKSSPFNRSTQRDFLPATEAFRTTAWRDDDRVYVGFTVAEDYYLHRHQFAIESLSRSINFGELALPPGEPMSHASLGDINVFYNQVLVSAPIEASETVIGPLAVVVTFQGCSDQGLCYPPEQVELISPYGSPPATFATSPSLGTADSTKGAP, encoded by the coding sequence ATGAAACAAGTCTTCGCTTTTCTAATGGTGGCACTCTTTATAGTCACACCGGTAGCGGCACGTGAAGAGATATTTGGGGTTGGTGACAAAAGCTCCCCTTTTAACCGTTCGACGCAACGTGACTTTCTACCGGCTACAGAAGCCTTCCGAACCACCGCTTGGCGAGACGATGATCGGGTTTATGTCGGTTTCACCGTCGCCGAAGACTATTACCTTCATCGGCATCAGTTTGCGATTGAGAGTCTCTCTCGAAGTATCAATTTCGGAGAGCTGGCTTTGCCACCTGGTGAGCCAATGTCGCACGCATCTTTGGGGGACATTAATGTTTTCTACAATCAGGTGTTGGTGAGTGCGCCCATCGAGGCGAGCGAGACCGTGATCGGACCGTTGGCCGTCGTGGTGACCTTTCAGGGCTGTTCCGATCAAGGACTTTGCTATCCACCCGAACAGGTCGAACTTATCTCACCGTACGGCTCCCCTCCGGCGACCTTCGCCACCAGCCCCTCCCTTGGTACGGCGGATAGCACCAAAGGCGCTCCTTAA
- the lgt gene encoding prolipoprotein diacylglyceryl transferase, which yields MLQYPQIDPIAIAIGPLQIHWYGLMYVIGLVAAWWLGRHRAHRLGLSHDDMGDLIFYGAIGIIVGGRLGYALFYGLEQLQANPLWLLKIWEGGMSFHGGLAGVLVAAWLFARKHQLAFIQLTDFIAPLVPIGLGAGRLGNFINHELPGRVSDVPWAMVFPSMMELGPEPRHPSALYEFALEGVVLFAVLWWLSRRPRQRGLISGLFLLLYGAFRFIVEFVRLPDPQLGFIAFGWLTMGQLLTLPMLIAGFALVAWSRRQPVDKPKAALNS from the coding sequence ATGTTGCAATACCCTCAAATTGATCCGATCGCCATCGCCATAGGCCCTCTTCAGATCCACTGGTATGGCTTAATGTATGTCATCGGGCTAGTCGCTGCTTGGTGGTTGGGTCGGCATCGAGCCCACCGACTCGGCCTAAGCCACGATGATATGGGCGACCTGATCTTCTACGGCGCCATCGGCATCATCGTTGGCGGCCGTCTTGGCTATGCGCTGTTTTACGGGCTCGAACAACTGCAAGCAAACCCCCTTTGGTTATTAAAAATCTGGGAAGGAGGCATGAGCTTTCATGGCGGCCTTGCCGGTGTATTAGTGGCTGCCTGGCTGTTTGCTCGCAAACATCAACTGGCTTTTATTCAACTGACTGACTTCATTGCTCCGTTAGTCCCGATCGGCCTGGGAGCGGGTCGCCTCGGTAACTTCATCAATCACGAGTTACCGGGAAGAGTTAGTGATGTACCTTGGGCAATGGTGTTTCCATCCATGATGGAGCTGGGCCCAGAGCCACGCCATCCTTCGGCTCTCTACGAGTTTGCCCTTGAAGGTGTCGTGTTGTTTGCCGTGCTGTGGTGGCTATCGCGCCGACCGCGTCAGCGAGGCCTCATCTCTGGGTTGTTCCTGCTTCTGTACGGAGCCTTTCGCTTCATCGTGGAGTTCGTGCGCCTCCCAGACCCTCAGTTGGGATTCATCGCTTTTGGCTGGTTGACCATGGGGCAGCTGTTGACACTACCGATGCTCATAGCGGGTTTTGCTCTGGTCGCTTGGTCCAGACGTCAGCCAGTGGATAAGCCAAAGGCGGCGTTAAACTCATGA
- a CDS encoding DsbE family thiol:disulfide interchange protein, translating into MVHLSVAYYIFEVSTVTGQDQGLSMDPSARDSPLLAQPFPPFSLTTLEDPSRLVDESLFKGKVTLVNVWGEWCPTCKHEMPQLLDLAARGVRLVGINYKDTQAKGLEFLDEFGNPFEVNIFDPEGNLGFELGVYGAPESYLVDTEGTIRYKHTGYITSEDVERVIQEVEKWKR; encoded by the coding sequence ATGGTTCACCTCAGCGTAGCGTATTACATTTTTGAGGTGTCCACTGTTACTGGGCAGGATCAGGGCTTATCAATGGATCCTAGCGCCAGAGATTCACCCTTGTTAGCTCAGCCGTTTCCGCCATTCAGCCTGACAACGCTGGAAGACCCCTCAAGGCTCGTTGATGAATCTCTTTTTAAAGGAAAGGTGACATTAGTCAATGTGTGGGGAGAGTGGTGTCCGACTTGCAAACATGAAATGCCGCAGTTATTGGATTTAGCCGCGCGAGGCGTCCGCTTGGTTGGCATCAACTACAAGGATACCCAGGCAAAGGGGCTCGAGTTTCTTGACGAGTTCGGGAACCCTTTTGAAGTCAACATCTTTGATCCAGAGGGTAACCTAGGTTTTGAGCTAGGTGTGTATGGCGCCCCAGAAAGCTATCTGGTCGATACCGAAGGCACTATTCGTTACAAACATACAGGTTACATAACGTCTGAAGATGTTGAGCGAGTCATCCAAGAAGTCGAGAAGTGGAAACGATAA